The following proteins are encoded in a genomic region of Brachypodium distachyon strain Bd21 chromosome 1, Brachypodium_distachyon_v3.0, whole genome shotgun sequence:
- the LOC100839792 gene encoding probable membrane-associated 30 kDa protein, chloroplastic isoform X1 has product MLLSVRRLPVAPPRPYARPHASPAPPYLRLRRQHGPVAMARRTTASTTPVINSHIFSAPPTAKLRLRRQPNVKRFVVRSNLFDRLTRVARSYANAVLSSFEDPEKILDQAVLEMNDDLIKMRQATAQVLASQKRLENKYKAAEQADADWYRRAQLALQKGDEELAREALKRRKSYADNASSLKAQLDQQKSVVENLVSNTKLLESKIAEAKQKKDTLKARAQSAKTATKVSEMLGNVNTSSALSAFEKMEEKVMTMESQAEALGQLGADDLEGKFAMLETTSVDDDLAQLRKELSGSSLKGELPPGRPLRDTEIENELNELRKKAKEY; this is encoded by the exons ATGCTCCTCTCGGTGCGCCGCCTCCCTGTCGCTCCTCCCCGCCCATACGCCCGCCCGCACGCCTCCCCTGCGCCGCCCTACCTTCGGCTACGGCGACAACATGGTCCAGTGGcgatggcgaggaggacgacggcgtCAACGACACCCGTG ATAAACTCGCATATCTTCTCGGCCCCCCCGACGGCAAAACTCAGGCTCCGTCGCCAACCAAATGTCAAGAGATTTGTTGTACGGAGTAATCTCTTCGATAGACTGACTAGGGTTGCCAGG TCCTATGCAAATGCAGTTTTGAGTTCATTTGAAGACCCTGAGAAGATCCTAGATCAAGCTGTTTTGGAGATGAATGATGATTTAATAAAGATGCGGCAAGCCACTGCACAG GTCTTGGCATCTCAGAAGCGGCTTGAGAACAAGTACAAAGCTGCCGAACAAGCTGACGCGGATTG GTATCGAAGGGCTCAACTTGCTCTTCAAAAGGGTGACGAGGAACTTGCTCGTGAAGCCCTTAAACGGCGTAAATCATATGCT GACAATGCAAGCTCCTTAAAGGCCCAGCTTGATCAGCAGAAGAGTGTCGTTGAAAATCTTGTCTCAAATACCAAG CTTCTTGAGAGCAAGATAGCAGAGGCCAAGCAGAAAAAGGATACCTTAAAAGCCCGTGCTCAATCAGCCAA GACTGCAACAAAAGTGAGTGAAATGTTGGGGAATGTAAATACAAGTAGTGCCCTGTCAGCATTTGAGAAAATGGAGGAAAAAG TAATGACAATGGAGTCCCAAGCTGAGGCACTTGGTCAGTTAGGAGCTGATGATCTAGAAGGAAAG TTTGCAATGCTTGAGACTACATCAGTTGACGATGATCTTGCACAACTGAGAAAAGAACTGTCCGGGAGCTCTTTG AAGGGCGAACTTCCTCCAGGTAGGCCGCTCCGAGACACAGAGATCGAGAACGAGCTAAATGAACTCCGGAAGAAGGCCAAAGAGTATTAG
- the LOC100839792 gene encoding probable membrane-associated 30 kDa protein, chloroplastic isoform X2: MMIMNEINSHIFSAPPTAKLRLRRQPNVKRFVVRSNLFDRLTRVARSYANAVLSSFEDPEKILDQAVLEMNDDLIKMRQATAQVLASQKRLENKYKAAEQADADWYRRAQLALQKGDEELAREALKRRKSYADNASSLKAQLDQQKSVVENLVSNTKLLESKIAEAKQKKDTLKARAQSAKTATKVSEMLGNVNTSSALSAFEKMEEKVMTMESQAEALGQLGADDLEGKFAMLETTSVDDDLAQLRKELSGSSLKGELPPGRPLRDTEIENELNELRKKAKEY, encoded by the exons ATGATGATCATGAATGAG ATAAACTCGCATATCTTCTCGGCCCCCCCGACGGCAAAACTCAGGCTCCGTCGCCAACCAAATGTCAAGAGATTTGTTGTACGGAGTAATCTCTTCGATAGACTGACTAGGGTTGCCAGG TCCTATGCAAATGCAGTTTTGAGTTCATTTGAAGACCCTGAGAAGATCCTAGATCAAGCTGTTTTGGAGATGAATGATGATTTAATAAAGATGCGGCAAGCCACTGCACAG GTCTTGGCATCTCAGAAGCGGCTTGAGAACAAGTACAAAGCTGCCGAACAAGCTGACGCGGATTG GTATCGAAGGGCTCAACTTGCTCTTCAAAAGGGTGACGAGGAACTTGCTCGTGAAGCCCTTAAACGGCGTAAATCATATGCT GACAATGCAAGCTCCTTAAAGGCCCAGCTTGATCAGCAGAAGAGTGTCGTTGAAAATCTTGTCTCAAATACCAAG CTTCTTGAGAGCAAGATAGCAGAGGCCAAGCAGAAAAAGGATACCTTAAAAGCCCGTGCTCAATCAGCCAA GACTGCAACAAAAGTGAGTGAAATGTTGGGGAATGTAAATACAAGTAGTGCCCTGTCAGCATTTGAGAAAATGGAGGAAAAAG TAATGACAATGGAGTCCCAAGCTGAGGCACTTGGTCAGTTAGGAGCTGATGATCTAGAAGGAAAG TTTGCAATGCTTGAGACTACATCAGTTGACGATGATCTTGCACAACTGAGAAAAGAACTGTCCGGGAGCTCTTTG AAGGGCGAACTTCCTCCAGGTAGGCCGCTCCGAGACACAGAGATCGAGAACGAGCTAAATGAACTCCGGAAGAAGGCCAAAGAGTATTAG